The genomic region AGTACAAACTTCGCCGGATGCATCATTCATTAAAAAATTTAAAAGTCGGATCCAAAACTTAGTTATCGACCTGCGGATCTTTTATAAAAATGATAGAAATATGTTTTGGTATTCCTATCTGCTTGCAGCAATACATTGGATAATCGGAAGCCTAGAATTCTATCTAATTGTTGTTTTTCTAGGTTTTGATATCAGTATCATGGACGGCCTATTGCTCGATATGAGCGTTATTGTATTCAAGAGTTTTGGCGCGTTCATTCCAGGGCAACTTGGAGTAGAAGAACTTGGAAATAAACTTATGTTGACTTTAGTGGGCATCAGCTCCGCCTCCGCTTGGGTAACAGTTTCCATACTGCGTAGAGCAAGACAGATTATTTGGATAGGCGTCGGATTCATACTTTATCTTTTCATCAAAAAAAATATTCGAAGCTCGGCGGAATCGACATCAGAATTAAAAATGCTCGACAGTCTTTAAGTCGGGCTATACCCTTTAAACAATGCTATGAAACTGCTCAAACCTGAAATCCTGTTCGTCAGTCATAAATACCCGCCAGCAACCGGCGGCATGGAAAAGCAAAGTTATGAGCTTATTCATGGAGTCGCTAAGCACACTAAAGTGCATCTGTTAGTTTACCGAAAGGACGAGCAGCGACTCTTGTCATTCTTTATAGGGCTAAATAGGAAAATTCTACAAATGCTAAGGGATAACCCGGATATTGAAGTTATCCATTTTAATGACGGATTAATAGCCTCCATGGCCCTCTTTCATAAAGGATATGAGCATATAAAAAAAGTCGTCACGCTTCATGGCTTGGATGTCGTTTTTCCTCTTCGATATTTTCAACAGAAGATTATCCCCAAGTTTAATAAGTATGATTTAGTCATTACTGTAAGTCATGCAACGGCGAAAGAAGCTGTATATCGGGGTATTTCAGCGACTAAAATAAAAGTCATTGCGAACGGAGTCGATCATCAGATTGCAGAGCAACCTGAGGTGACATTGGAACAGCTGACAGTAAAGTATCCCATTCTTCAATCTAAACCCAAATATTTCATCACTTTGGGTCGGCCAGTGAAAAGGAAGGGCTTTTCATGGTTACTCGATCATGTCGTCCGCGAATTACCCAACAACTTCCAACTAATAATGCTCGGCCCTTTTAATAAGAAACCGAAATGGACAGAGAAGATGCTTAGGCTTCTACCAAAGAAAATTTATCACATCATTACCTTATTTCTGGGATATCCCTCTGACGAAAAACAAATAAGACAATTATTGAAGAATCCTCAAATAGCAGCGAAGGTTGTTCATTTTGGGAAAGTCCCATTTCCAGATCTGAAAGCCTTGCTTGCAAATAGTACTGCCTTTCTCATGCCGAATATTCATGTTCCAGGAGATATGGAGGGATTCGGCTTAGTCTGTTTGGAAGCGTCCCTGTCCGGCACGCTCGTCGTAGCTTCTTCAACTGAAGGAATTATCGACGCCATTAAAGACAAGAAAAATGGCATCCTCCTGCCCTCCTCAGATAAAGAAGCCTGGAAAAGGATGATCAACGAATTACTTGAAGAATGCTCTTCTTTTAATGAAAAAAAAATTAGTTACCAGAATTATTCAAGAGCACATTATAGCTGGGATAAGATGGCAGGCGAGTATTGGGATGTCTTTCAGGAACTACTGAATCAAGATGAAGAATCCCGATCTGATGTAAGACAATTGAAGCTTAACAAGGCTTAAATTTCTGGCATGCCTACTAGCAAATAGTATAGGATAGAATATTAAATGATCATGTGCTAAAGTTTTGGCAGCTATAACATTTTTTCTATTTAGAAGTCCCTGATCGATCACATGTACGTCCTCTTTCTGGCTAACGCGACCCCATTGCAGGGAGAGCTTCATGCCTAGAAGTGAAATCATTTTTGTATTTTTACAAGGTTCGCGAGCATATCGCAAACAGCATTAAAATTGATCGATTAGTAAATGAGTGACG from Sphingobacterium sp. BN32 harbors:
- a CDS encoding glycosyltransferase family 4 protein encodes the protein MKLLKPEILFVSHKYPPATGGMEKQSYELIHGVAKHTKVHLLVYRKDEQRLLSFFIGLNRKILQMLRDNPDIEVIHFNDGLIASMALFHKGYEHIKKVVTLHGLDVVFPLRYFQQKIIPKFNKYDLVITVSHATAKEAVYRGISATKIKVIANGVDHQIAEQPEVTLEQLTVKYPILQSKPKYFITLGRPVKRKGFSWLLDHVVRELPNNFQLIMLGPFNKKPKWTEKMLRLLPKKIYHIITLFLGYPSDEKQIRQLLKNPQIAAKVVHFGKVPFPDLKALLANSTAFLMPNIHVPGDMEGFGLVCLEASLSGTLVVASSTEGIIDAIKDKKNGILLPSSDKEAWKRMINELLEECSSFNEKKISYQNYSRAHYSWDKMAGEYWDVFQELLNQDEESRSDVRQLKLNKA